DNA sequence from the Raineyella sp. LH-20 genome:
AGGCGGCGCCGAAGCCGCCGCGCTTCTCGTAGGCGGCCTGGCAGGCGGGGCACAGGTGAGCGGACAGGTCCCCGGCAATGTCGAGGGGGGCCCAGGTGTCGCGGGTGACCTCGGCGCGGCCGTGGCGGACCAAGGCCACGGCGGGGACGTCGACCGCGGCGACACCACAGCAGGCGCAACCGGAAGACACCGCGGTGCCGCCGTAGGACGGCGTGGGTGCGGCGGGGCACGGGACCGACAGGGGCGGCGCGGATTCTGCCAGGCGTTCGGTCCGATGCTTGGCGAGGGTGGCGCGCAGCTGCAGGCGCAGCGCCTCGGGCACGTGGCCCCACGGCTCGGCCGCTGCGTGGCCCTGCAGGCCCACCCGGTCGCCGTGCAACTGCTGATGGAAACACGCACGCCAGCCGAGGGAGCCGAGGGCTTCGACCGCATCAGGCAGGTCGGTAACGGGGCTGACTGCCAGTTCCGCGGGGTGGTCGAGGACAGCACTCCCGACCAGGATCCCGCCCACCAGGTCGTACGCGCGACCGGGGCCGGCGGCGCTGAGGAACTTCGGATGTGCCTCCGTCGCTTGCTCGGCGTCGGCGAGCAGCTGCTCGCACTGATCGCACAAGCCGAGCGGCACCTCGACAGACCGGGTATGCCGAGCGGCCAGCCCGGCAGGGACACCGCCCGGCCGGACAGCCACGGACACGTGCCCCCATCGGTCGAGGGTGGCGGCGGAGACGGCTCGGCCGCAGACGGCGCACGCGAGCAGCGAGCCGTCGTCGGGTAGCGCGACCAGGGCGCGGCCCTGCTCGTCGGTGGGGTGGGATCGGGCGGACTTCGAGGTGAATCGGGACATGGTGCGTTGTTCCTTGTCTAATCGCGATTTGAAGAGATATTCAGAACTCAGCACCGGTAGAACTGGCCGCGGCGCATAGCCTGACGGGCCGCCTCGCCTTGGCAGGCGCGGCACGGCTTCGGGGTCTTCACGGACGGTGTCGACGTCGGCGATGAGGACGAGGATGCCGCCGAGGTGGAAGCGGCGACCGTGCTGCCCTGTGTGTCGATCTGAGCCCCTCGCGGGGTGGGAGTCGTGGCCTTCAATTCGCCCGGCGTGCGAGGGCGTGGACGGGCCGTTTCTGAGCGGCTGAGCGCTTGTCTGGCCTTCACCTTGGCGTTGCGCGTGCGGGCGGCGTCGACCAGGGCCAGCCGCTCGGCCTTGCGGGCCTCGGCGGCGCCCTGCCGGGTCTGCTCGGCGGCCTCGATCTCCGCCACCGACCGCGGTGGGGGCGGGGTGCCGGCCGAGGTGGACGGGGCGCCGAACTTGCGTGCGTCCACCGTCAGCGCCCCCCTCGGCGCGCGCCGTTGCCGCGGTCGCGGCCACTCCAGTCGGGGTCAGTGGTCGAGGTCGACCTCGGCGCCCAGGACGGCGAGCCCGCGGGCATCACCTTTTCGTGGGCGTCGTGCTGGTCTCCCCGGTCGCGGGGCACCCGAGGGGCTGCGGGCGCGACGTCGGCGTAACCGGCCCGCCGTACCCGATCGGAGCACACCCCCAAGGGCAGCTCCCAGCAGGGCGTCCCGGTGCGGGCTCGGTGCCGATTGCAGGAGATGGACAGCACGCGGACCAGGGCGGCGCGACTGGCGTCAGCGACGGCCAGGCGATCGACCGGCCGTTCGCGGCGGGTGGGGGCGTAGGTCGAGGTGGTCATCATGCGTTCCTTCCGTGGTGGGGGTAGTACCGGGCGGTGAGTTCGGCGAGGTGCCTCTCGCGCTCGGCGCGGCGTTCGGGCAGCCGGGCCAGGTCGTCGGCCAGCCGGGCGGCGCAGGGCGGGCAGTAGCGGGCGTGACGGCGCAGCTCCTCGGCGTCCAGGGAGTTGTGCGCCGCGACGTGGCGGTCGATCAGGTCCAGGGCGTAAGGCGTGGTGAGTGCCGCGGTCGAGGTGAGCGCACTGACGGGGTCGGGTGATCGGCGGTCGGGGGGTCGGGTGGTGGGGCTCATGGTCGGATCTCCTTGGGTTGTGTGTGGGGTTGTGTGTGTGGAACGTGGTTGCCCTTGTCAGGACGGGATATCTGCCTGATCTGACGTCAGGTGACGGGCCCGGAATTGACGCGCGCGCGAGCGGAACGTGCCGGGCGAGGCGCGGCGGGGCCGTTCGCGGGGGTAGGGGAATCCCGTCCCCCAACCCACCCCCCTGTACGCCGGGGGTACTAAAGACCCCCCGGCACGTACAGGTGGGGCCGCGTACAGGTCGTATAGGTGCGCGAACAGGTCCAGATCCCCGCCGTTGCGCGGGTCGCGTACAGGTCGATCTGCCCCGTACTGGTCGAAGGTGCCGAAGTGCGCGTACAGGTCCCGCGTACAGGTCCGCCGAGGAGGTGGAGCCACCGGCACGGGTCGGTTCATCGGGCTGCCACCCCCCACCTCGCGGGTCGGTTCGCGGCGCGGTCGCCTGGCTCGCTCAAGGCCAGGTCTCCGGCCTTGACCAGCGCTTCCAACTTGCGCCGCGCCTTCGCCTTCTGGTTGGCGTCGGGCTTGTCTTGGTCGAACATCGCGCGGGCAGCCTCGACTGCTGTCACTCCCTCGGGACGGGCGGCCAGCGCCACGAGGTCGGCAGTGTCCCAGATGGTCGAGCGCCCGTGCGCGTGGTCGTGCAGGACCTTGAAGGTGCCCAAGTCCTCGGCCGGTTGCTTGAGGTGGCGGAGATCTACGATCGAGTCCCCGGCGGCACCACCGATGCCGAGGACGGACCCGGCGCCGGCCGTGATCCACGTGGAGCCGTACGCGTCATCCAGCCCCGGGATCGTGCCCGCCGGCAGCTTGCGGGGATGGTGCAACTCGAGAATGGCGATCCCGGCCACCAGTGCGGTCTGTCGGGCTGTGTTCCACCCGGTGCCGCCCTCGTCGTCGATCACCGACCCGGCATCCTTCAGGCTGTCGACCACGACTGAGTCGGCCCCCGCCTCGGCACACAGGCGCGCCAGAGCATCGGGATTCTGGACCAGGTTCACCGGCGGCGGGCCCATCCAGACCACCAAGCGTTCGTCCAGCAGGTCGCGCACATCCGGGCCGATCATGCGTCGCATCGAGCGCAGCGCCTGCCGCGGGCGGTCCATCGCCAGATACAGCACCCGCCGGTGGCCCGGTGTCACGGGCAGATCGAGCAGCCGGGCGAACCCCGGGACCCCGCAACGGCCGAACGCCCATTGCTGAGCGAGTGTCGTCTTGCCGAGGCCCGCCGCGCCGAGCAGCACCAGCGACTCACCCTCGGCCATCAGCACGCGATCCCCGGTTCCCCAGATCGGCACCGGGGACTCGGGTTGGTCGAGGATCAGCGACCCGCCCGGCAGCATCAGTTCCGCCGCCGTCGGCAGCCCAGACGCGGCCAGCTGGCGGGCCTTCATCTGCTTGCGGACGTCGTCGCGGACCCACTCGGCTCGAGTGGTGCAGGCGACGCACTGGCGACCATCGTGTCCGAATGCCCCAGCCCGTGGACATTTCGGCGGTTCCCGTAGTGCGTCCTCCGGGAACCCATCGTCGTAGGCATCGTCGTTGCGCAGCTCCGCCGGACAAGGTGCGGGCGGACTGGTCACCGTGACCACCACAGGGCCGGCATCCATCCGATCGAACGCGGCCAGCAGCTCCGGCAGGCGGTGAATCACTTCCGGGATTCGGTCGATCATCGCGCCGGCCGCGTCGAGGTCAACGGTGAACGACCGCCCGGTGTCTAGACTCTCCGTGTCGGCGTCGTTGGATTGTGCGGTCCCCGAGGAATAGGCCTCCTCGGGGGCCGCGTCATGTTCGGGCGCCATCCTGCGTCCCTTCCGTGTGCGAGCGCCCGGCCCTCGGCCAGCGGCGGTGTGGGCCCGGACCGGGCCGGGGTCAGGCAGCGTCCAGGTCCCCGAGCATCCGGCGCAGTGCCGGCACTGGCACGTGAATGCGGCGCCCCACCCGGACAGTCGGCACCTTCCCGGTGGACGCGTCGCTGTAGGCCGTGGCCCGGCTCGCGCCGACCAATCCCGCCCAGTTGGGAACGTCCTCGGAGTACAACGGGATGACCGCTAGGGTCCGGATCTCCTCCAGCTTCGTGAATCGTGGTTCATCGACCGCCGTGGTCTGCGTCATGGCTTCCTCCTGCTGTCCTGCTCGTTGTTTGTGAGCGGTGCACGTCGTTGGAACCCATTGTGGCCGAAAATATCTCATGCTATTTTGTAGTCATGCACCGAGTTTCTAAAGGATGGGCGGTTGCCGTCGAGCGCCGCCCCGAGGTCGACCGACCCAAGGGGGACCCCGGCACCTCGTTCACCACCGCCGGCGTCCTTGAGGACGTCGTCGTGGTCGATATGGGAGACGGCTACTTGGTGGAGATGACGCTGAATCGCACGGGCGCGACCGAACGCGATCGCCTCACCTCGGTGAAGATCTCCGGTCCGGGGGTGACCCGGGAGGATCTGTGCGTCCTGCCAATTGTGGCTCTGCAGGCCACCGCCGAGGCCGCGCTTGAGCGCCTAGACGAGGGGTTGTCCGAGGGGTTCCACCCCTCAGTTGCTCTGGCGGTGGCCGCCCGGGGGAGTGGGGACGACAAAGGCGAGATACCCGGGCCGGAGGAGTTCGCCCGGGTATGGCGAGAGACGCCGGCCCGGATCGATCGTGACGGCCTTCGGGTCACCCGCCGCCAGCTCCTCGCCGAGCGATACGGAGTCACTGTGTGGAGGATCGACCAGCTCAGCCGGGCGGCCCGGGACAGGGGCTTACTCCCCAAGCAACGACCGGGCCGACCCCGGAAATCGTCCATCGAAAAGAACGAACAGACCGACCAGCGGGGGACAGAACGATGAGCACCAGGACAACAGCAGCGCCGGCCACCGGGGACCGCCCGGCGAAGCGCAGCGGATCGCGGCGGGCGCTACCTCCCCGCGAGATCGCGCTCAGGGTGTGCGCCGAGTGTGGCGCGAAGCGGGGGACCAAGCGCGTCGGATGGGTGGAGATCACCCGCGACGGGGAGGTGGTCGGCTATACCTGCCCGGGCTGCCCCGAGTTCGATGAGCCGATCCGCCGGATGGTGGGCAAGTCGGGGGCAGTCAGCTTCCGGGCCGTGGTGAAGGGGCAGCAACGGACCTTCCCGACCGTCGAGCAGGCCCGCGAGTGGGTGGCCGAGGCCCGGGAGGCAGGCCGGGCCGGCCACGCCCTGCCGGACGATCAGCTGACCGTCCAGCAGTTGGCAGACCGGTGGCTCAAGCGTCGTCAGGATGAGACAGCGGCCGGGCTCGGAGTCCGCGAGGTGACCATCGAGGGATACAGGTCGGCCCTAGCGTCCCCCTTGGCCGTCATCGGCAACCGGAGGGCCTCAGACGTCACCACCGACGACGTTGAGGGTCTCCTTGTCGCCCTCGCGACCAAGGGTGGGAAGGCCAAGCGGCCGCTGTCCCACCGCTCCCTCACGTACGCGCTCGTGACCCTGCGCCAGGTGTTCGCCTACGGCGTGAAGATCCACGCGACCAAGGCCAACCCGGCCGCGGACGCGAGGGTGCCGAAGGCCCGCAAGGCCCGGACGGCGAAGGCGGGAGGCACCACCACGGCGGCGACGCAGGCCGACAAGCCGACGTGGACGGGAGCGCAGCTCGTGGCCTTCCGTGACTTCGTCGATGAGCACCAGGCCGGCAAGGTCGCCGAGGCGGATCCGTGGGTACGGGCGGGGATGCGGCTGACCTTGTGTGGTCTCCGCCGCTCGGAGGTGCTCGGCCTGACATGGTCCGCGGTTGACCTCAAGCGGGGGACGGTTCAGATCAGGGCGTCCCGTGTGAAGACCGGAGCCCACGGGGCCACAGCCACCGAGGGGGCGAAGACCAAGCACAGCGAACGCACGGTGCGGGTCGATGACATGCACCCCGGCACGTCAAAGATCCTCCGTGAGCTGTGGATGGCCCAGGGACGCCCCTCCGGGGACTCGCTGGTCATCGTGGACAACCTGGGCCAGGCCGTGGCCCCTGACACGTACTCATACCGGTTCCGGGCCCTCTCGAAGGCAGCGGGTCTGCCGGATCTCGGCTCGATCCACCGCGTGCGGCACAGCCTCGCCCTGATGCTCCACTCGGCCGGGGTGGTGCCCAACGATGGCGCGTCCATCCTCGGCCACGACGTGGCGACGCACCTCTCCTTCTACCTGCCGACGAACGGGGACAGCGCGGCCAGGGGTGCCGCTGCAGTCGGGGCCGCCCTCGCGGCTGTCAGGTTGTGACCTCCGGACGGGCACACAACGCGCACACAACGGCGCACACAAACGGATCAGAACTCAACCGAACCGAGGGTGACTGAGATCAACTCGGCGCGGCCCGATCCTCGAAATAACGGGCATCGGGGCGGACGAGGGCGAACTGAGCCCAACTCGATAGGGCGACTTTGAATCAGGACAAGCGACGCAGGTTCGACTCCTGCCCGGGGAGCCATCTGGCCTTGTCAGAGCCGGTTCTCTGACAAGACCCTTGATGTGCCGCGACACGAGGGCACGACGCCGTGCCCCCGTTGCGCCCTCGTGAGCGCACGGCCCGGCCACGTGCGCCCTCGAGCCGCCGCGCGGGGCGTGCACCATGGTCAGTCAGCGCCCGGTCAGCGCTCCCGGCAGGCACTAGTGTCGCCCGCATGCTCACCCGATCCGGCCGGCGCCGGGCCGGTGCGGCCCTGCTGGTCGTCTGCCTCCTGCTGGCGTCCTGCGCGGCCCCCGGCACGGCGCCGACCGCCCCGCACGCCACTGCGTCGACCTCGCCGACCCAGCCCTGGACCGTCGCCGAGAACGCCAAGCCGGGCACCGACGACTGGCGGATCCCCGCCGCCTCGGTGGCCACCGATGCCCAGTTGGCCGGCTACGCCGACCACACCTCGGTGCTGCCGGGGGAGTCGTTCGGCCTCTACGTCACTTCGACACTGGGTGACGTCGCGGTCGCGGCCTACCGGGTCGGCTCGTACGGCGGCAGGGGTGCCCGGCTCGTCTGGCAGTCGCCGGAGCCGCTCAAGGGCACCAAACAGCCGGACCCGGTGATCGAGGCCGGCAACATGGTCGTCGCCGAGTGGGCGAAGACGGCCGACGTCGCCACCACCGACTGGCCCGAGGGCTCCTACCTGCTCAAGCTCACCGCCGGCGGCCGGTCGCGCTACGTGCCGCTCACCGTCCGCAGCCGATCCACTGCGGGGCGGTTGGTGATGGTCAACGCCGTGATCACCGACCAGGCGTACAACGACTGGGGCGGCTATTCCCTCTATGACGGGCCGGGCAACGGCCGCGCGACACGGGTCAGCTTCGACCGTCCGCAGAAGGGCAACGGCGCCCAGCAGTTCTTCGGCGACGAGCTCGGGGTGATCCAGCTGGCCGAAGGGCTCGGCGTCGACCTGGCGTACGTCACGTCGGTGGATCTCGACCGCGAGCCGGGCCTGCTGCAGGGGGCTTCCGGGATGGTCAGCATGGGCCACGACGAATACTGGACCGTCCCGGAACGTACGGCCGTGGAGAAGGCCCGCGACAGCGGGACCTCGCTGGCCTTCCTCGGTGCCAACGCCGTCTACTGGCGGGTCCGGCTCGAGGACGGGGTGACCGGCGACCGCCGGGTCGTGGTCGGCTACAAGAACACCTCCGACCCGAAGAAGGGCGCGATCGACACCACCGTGATGTGGCGCTCCCAGCCGTACGCCGATCCGGAGAACTCGCTGACCGGCATGCTCTACGAGTGCTTCCCCGCGTACGGCGCGATGGTGATCGAGGACCCGACGTTCCCCTTCTTCGCCGGCACCGGTGTCACCAAGGGCCAGCAGATCCCCGGCGTGGTCGGCATCGAGATCGACCGTGCCTACCCGATCCAGGGCACGCCGTCCGCACTCACCGTTGCCGCCCATTCCCCGGTGGTCTGCGGCACCGGTAAGCACACGTACTCCGACATGACCTATTACTCCACCGGCACCGCCGGCGTCTGGGCCACCGGGTCGATGATGTGGGTGAAGGTGCTCAACGGCCCCAACGCGAAATACGGCATCACCGATGCCTCCGTCGCCTTCGTCCGGCGGGTGACGGAGAACGCGTTCCGCCAGATGGCCGAGGGCAACGGCCGGGGAGCGGTCGCCAGCACGCCGAACCTGGCCGGTCTGAACGCACCTACCGCCAGCACCACCGGCACCGGGGGACCGGTCGACCACCCGTGACCCGACTCGCCGGCCGTGTCGGCCCTGCACGATAGGGTGAGCACACCGCGCCGTCCGGGATCCGATCACCCCGGGGCGCGCCCGCAGACAGCCCCGGCCGAAGGAGACGACGGTGACCGTGAGTGACGACGTGACGACGAACGGAACGGCCGGCGGAGGTGTGGCCGCCGTCGTGGTGCTCGCCGCCGGTGCCGGCACCCGGATGAAGTCCACCCGTGCGAAGGTCCTGCACGAGGTCGCCGGGCGTTCGATGCTCTCCTGGGCGGTGGACGCCGCCGAGCAGGTCGCCCCCGAGCATCTGATGGTCGTCGTCGGACATCAGCGTGAGCAGGTCGAAGCCCACCTGCGGGAGGTCGCCCCCGCCGTGCTGACCGCGGTCCAGGAGGAGCAGAAGGGCACCGGCCACGCGGTGATGTGCGGACTCGCCCCGCTGGGGGAGATCAGCGGCATCGTCGTCGTGACGTACGGCGACGTCCCGCTGCTGAGCGGCGACACGCTGTCCGCGATGGTCGAGGACCACCGCCGGTCCGGCGACGCGATCACCGTGCTGACCGCGCACGTGCCCGATCCCACCGGCTACGGCCGGATCGTCCGTGGCGACGACGAGGGCATCGCCCGGATCGTCGAGCACAAGGACGCCTCCGAGGCCGAGCGGGCGATCGACGAGATCAACTCCGGCATCTACGTCTTCGACGCTCAGATCCTGCACGACGGCCTGGCCAGCC
Encoded proteins:
- a CDS encoding AAA family ATPase codes for the protein MAPEHDAAPEEAYSSGTAQSNDADTESLDTGRSFTVDLDAAGAMIDRIPEVIHRLPELLAAFDRMDAGPVVVTVTSPPAPCPAELRNDDAYDDGFPEDALREPPKCPRAGAFGHDGRQCVACTTRAEWVRDDVRKQMKARQLAASGLPTAAELMLPGGSLILDQPESPVPIWGTGDRVLMAEGESLVLLGAAGLGKTTLAQQWAFGRCGVPGFARLLDLPVTPGHRRVLYLAMDRPRQALRSMRRMIGPDVRDLLDERLVVWMGPPPVNLVQNPDALARLCAEAGADSVVVDSLKDAGSVIDDEGGTGWNTARQTALVAGIAILELHHPRKLPAGTIPGLDDAYGSTWITAGAGSVLGIGGAAGDSIVDLRHLKQPAEDLGTFKVLHDHAHGRSTIWDTADLVALAARPEGVTAVEAARAMFDQDKPDANQKAKARRKLEALVKAGDLALSEPGDRAANRPARWGVAAR
- a CDS encoding tyrosine-type recombinase/integrase; its protein translation is MSTRTTAAPATGDRPAKRSGSRRALPPREIALRVCAECGAKRGTKRVGWVEITRDGEVVGYTCPGCPEFDEPIRRMVGKSGAVSFRAVVKGQQRTFPTVEQAREWVAEAREAGRAGHALPDDQLTVQQLADRWLKRRQDETAAGLGVREVTIEGYRSALASPLAVIGNRRASDVTTDDVEGLLVALATKGGKAKRPLSHRSLTYALVTLRQVFAYGVKIHATKANPAADARVPKARKARTAKAGGTTTAATQADKPTWTGAQLVAFRDFVDEHQAGKVAEADPWVRAGMRLTLCGLRRSEVLGLTWSAVDLKRGTVQIRASRVKTGAHGATATEGAKTKHSERTVRVDDMHPGTSKILRELWMAQGRPSGDSLVIVDNLGQAVAPDTYSYRFRALSKAAGLPDLGSIHRVRHSLALMLHSAGVVPNDGASILGHDVATHLSFYLPTNGDSAARGAAAVGAALAAVRL
- a CDS encoding N,N-dimethylformamidase beta subunit family domain-containing protein; amino-acid sequence: MLTRSGRRRAGAALLVVCLLLASCAAPGTAPTAPHATASTSPTQPWTVAENAKPGTDDWRIPAASVATDAQLAGYADHTSVLPGESFGLYVTSTLGDVAVAAYRVGSYGGRGARLVWQSPEPLKGTKQPDPVIEAGNMVVAEWAKTADVATTDWPEGSYLLKLTAGGRSRYVPLTVRSRSTAGRLVMVNAVITDQAYNDWGGYSLYDGPGNGRATRVSFDRPQKGNGAQQFFGDELGVIQLAEGLGVDLAYVTSVDLDREPGLLQGASGMVSMGHDEYWTVPERTAVEKARDSGTSLAFLGANAVYWRVRLEDGVTGDRRVVVGYKNTSDPKKGAIDTTVMWRSQPYADPENSLTGMLYECFPAYGAMVIEDPTFPFFAGTGVTKGQQIPGVVGIEIDRAYPIQGTPSALTVAAHSPVVCGTGKHTYSDMTYYSTGTAGVWATGSMMWVKVLNGPNAKYGITDASVAFVRRVTENAFRQMAEGNGRGAVASTPNLAGLNAPTASTTGTGGPVDHP